The following are encoded together in the Coffea arabica cultivar ET-39 chromosome 1c, Coffea Arabica ET-39 HiFi, whole genome shotgun sequence genome:
- the LOC140036760 gene encoding uncharacterized protein, with protein MKFLTSSSSTASSTITSTTASTSFGSNVHNSRSTPAGCIAGVFRRLLCLKSLPTHPSDHFKDTDHDSVSVELDRLQCTSTVSAEERVESSAAPSIVARLMGLESLPQTDFSAAEKSPSSIERSRSMNSVDLMKELVSIQGRHRRVKSFRETAPTFLELEDEDFFVLSFETIVGEESRKSETRSKQKKQRGRGANDKSQSSTGRRENVYEKNKENQDPMNVLNNQKQERTKDSRKASQRAVSEVMSDGIRPLSISSSQNSFEGKEVESRAKPINRKPENEFRRRMKKRKDDCLPVKKVESDCSDSENSSPNSVLDIVKFPCDPEVTSSEGLSRLTNSKSRRTLTEELENYRKLNHQYVDKSLTSNASGKSRTRSEGKCVELRKNDRGRQNNSANMWGEICELAEKDTIRSNWIPLSKEIQRFEGYREISGEFEIQIFEELLGELVDQLGGGTCHQNL; from the exons ATGAAGTTCTTGACTTCCTCTTCATCCACCGCCTCCTCGACCATCACCTCCACCACCGCCTCCACTTCTTTCGGTAGCAATGTCCACAATTCCAGGAGCACCCCAGCTGGGTGCATTGCCGGGGTCTTCCGCCGACTTCTTTGCCTTAAAAGCCTTCCCACGCACCCCTCTGATCACTTCAAAGACACCGACCACGACTCTGTCTCCGTGGAGCTTGACAGGCTGCAATGTACTAGTACTGTAAGTGCAGAGGAGAGAGTTGAGTCCTCCGCCGCACCGAGCATCGTGGCAAGGTTAATGGGTTTAGAATCATTGCCTCAGACCGATTTTTCTGCCGCTGAAAAAAGTCCGAGTTCAATTGAACGTAGCCGGTCGATGAATTCTGTGGATTTGATGAAGGAGCTTGTGTCAATTCAGGGGAGGCATAGACGCGTGAAGAGCTTCAGGGAGACTGCTCCGACATTTCTTGAGCTAGAAGATGAGGATTTTTTTGTTCTTAGCTTTGAGACTATTGTAGGTGAAGAAAGTAGGAAATCGGAGACGCGTTCAAAGCAGAAGAAGCAAAGAGGCAGAGGAGCAAACGATAAATCCCAGAGCAGTACGGGGAGAAGGGAGAATGTTTAtgaaaagaacaaagaaaatcaagatcCCATGAATGTTTTAAATAATCAGAAGCAAGAGCGGACGAAGGATTCCAGGAAGGCTTCTCAAAGAGCTGTTTCTGAAGTAATGAGCGACGGTATTCGTCCACTGAGTATTAGTTCTTCCCAAAATTCATTTGAGGGGAAGGAAGTCGAAAGCAGGGCAAAGCCCATAAACCGCAAACCTGAGAATGAATTCCGAAGAAggatgaagaagagaaaagatgaTTGCTTGCCAGTAAAGAAAGTAGAATCAGATTGCTCTGATTCTGAAAATTCCAgcccaaattctgttttggataTCGTGAAATTCCCATGTGATCCAGAAGTTACGAGCTCAG AGGGGCTCTCACGATTGACGAATTCAAAGTCAAGGAGGACTTTAACAGAAGAACTTGAGAATTATAGGAAGCTGAATCATCAGTACGTTGATAAGAGTTTGACAAGCAATGCTTCTGGTAAATCTAGGACTCGTAGCGAAGGCAAATGCGTTGAGTTGAGGAAGAATGATCGTGGAAGGCAGAATAATTCTGCCAACATGTGGGGTGAAATTTGCGAATTGGCAGAAAAAGACACGATTCGGTCGAATTGGATACCACTGAGCAAGGAGATTCAGAGGTTTGAAGGCTACAGAGAGATCAGTGGAGAATTCGAGATACAAATTTTTGAGGAATTGTTGGGAGAGCTGGTGGATCAGCTCGGTGGGGGGACTTGCCACCAAAATCTTTGA